One window from the genome of Nyctibius grandis isolate bNycGra1 chromosome 22, bNycGra1.pri, whole genome shotgun sequence encodes:
- the LOC137672744 gene encoding protocadherin beta-15-like: MLGPAEAGGWLFCRRRACGRRSGDSKRQVMVFILCVCVCQSGAERLRYSVAEEMERDSFVADIAKELGVAPSQLAARKARVVSEGNEQFFRLNPSTGVLTAKESLDREQICPQSDTCTLFFKIFFENPLQLIRGEVEVRDINDNSPVFPEKEMVLEIMETTSPGSRFPLEGARDKDVGSNGLQNYSLASNSHFSLALGTGNGGAKYPVLVLERQLDREEQRELNLVLTATDGGSPARSGTAQVRIVVLDANDNMPVFSREVYEVRLAENSPAGQLVVRVAAADPDEGSNGKVRYAFTQTSEGSRQLFELNPVTGEIRVAGNLDFEEGKIHEMLVKATDGGGLSAHCKVQVEVLDVNDNAPEIALTSLTASIPEDAPPRTVVALFSVRDQDSGDNGRTECSIDGDLPFSLTPTFDNYYELRTTAALDRERTAEYNITVTATDWGTARLSSRENIFVQISDVNDNPPQFTQELYTMSVTENNSPMLRIGSVNATDADAGKNARVNYALVRQEGKEQPDVSVNSESGDVYILRPLDYEEVRALEVAVRATDGGSPALSAQAVLRVVVRDANDNAPVVLHPPAESSAAAGELVPRWARADYLVAKVVAVDADAGQNAWLSYELAKATEPGLFRVGLHSGEVRTARAVAERDAARHRLVVLVRDSGQPPRSATASLAIALVSGFSDAHLRVSEEAPAAEPDGPLTLYLIGCLACVSALLLATAVAAVVLKVRRARRSEAESLPTFPKAPTDSTAGSLPRSYVYDVCFAAGTVNSDFRFLRPLLPCFPAGLPPGAGEQRSSMCSQEAATVGEEGDWAAQGRAPLSEDTGPRPAEAACPANRGMEFNVNSDPNPWLTQQ, from the exons ATGCTGGGACCCGCGGAGGCCGGGGGATggcttttctgcagaagaagGGCGTGCGGGAGACGGAGCGGAGACAGCAAGAGGCAAGTGATGGTGTTTATTCTGTGCGTTTGCGTGTGTCAGAGCGGGGCCGAAAGGCTCCGCTATTCTGTGGCGGAGGAAATGGAGAGGGACTCGTTTGTCGCCGATATTGCGAAGGAGCTGGGGGTTGCTCCGAGCCAGCTGGCAGCTCGCAAGGCCCGCGTGGTGTCCGAGGGGAACGAGCAGTTTTTCCGCCTCAATCCGAGCACCGGGGTCCTGACGGCAAAGGAGTCGCTGGACCGAGAGCAGATCTGTCCGCAGAGCGATACCTGCACGCTCTTCTTTAAGATATTCTTTGAAAATCCCTTGCAGCTGATCCGAGGGGAGGTGGAGGTTCGTGACATCAACGACAACTCCCCCGTGTTCCCGGAGAAGGAGATGGTTTTAGAGATTATGGAAACGACATCTCCCGGGTCCCGTTTCCCCCTGGAAGGCGCCCGGGACAAGGACGTGGGCAGTAACGGTTTGCAGAACTACAGCCTCGCGTCCAATTCGCATTTCTCCCTCGCTCTCGGAACAGGGAACGGTGGAGCAAAATACCCGGTGCTCGTCCTGGAGCGTCAGCTGGACCGCGAAGAGCAGCGAGAGCTGAATTTAGTGCTCACGGCCACGGACGGGGGCTCGCCAGCCAGGTCGGGCACGGCTCAGGTCCGCATCGTGGTGCTGGATGCCAATGACAACATGCCAGTGTTCTCTCGGGAGGTCTACGAGGTGCGCCTGGCCGAGAACAGCCCCGCGGGGCAGCTGGTGGTCAGAGTGGCGGCCGCGGATCCCGACGAAGGGTCCAACGGGAAAGTGCGGTACGCCTTCACGCAGACGTCGGAGGGGTCCCGGCAGCTCTTCGAGCTGAACCCTGTCACCGGGGAGATTCGGGTCGCGGGCAACCTGGACTTCGAGGAAGGGAAAATTCACGAGATGCTGGTGAAAGCCACCGACGGCGGGGGCCTGTCTGCGCACTGCAAGGTGCAGGTGGAGGTCCTGGACGTGAATGACAACGCCCCCGAGATAGCGCTCACCTCCCTCACCGCCTCCATTCCCGAGGACGCCCCGCCCCGCACCGTCGTGGCCCTGTTCAGTGTGCGGGACCAGGACTCCGGGGACAACGGCAGGACCGAGTGCTCGATCGACGGGGACTTGCCCTTCAGTCTCACCCCCACTTTTGATAATTACTACGAACTGAGAACAACCGCGGCGCTGGACAGGGAGAGGACGGCGGAGTATAACATCACGGTCACAGCCACGGACTGGGGCACGGCGCGGCTGAGCTCTCGGGAAAACATCTTCGTGCAGATCTCGGACGTGAACGACAATCCCCCGCAGTTCACCCAGGAGCTTTACACCATGTCGGTCACGGAGAACAACAGCCCCATGCTCCGCATCGGCAGCGTGAACGCCACGGACGCCGACGCGGGCAAAAACGCCCGCGTAAACTACGCGCTGGTGCGGCAGGAGGGCAAGGAGCAGCCCGACGTGTCGGTCAACTCTGAAAGTGGGGACGTTTATATCCTCCGGCCGCTGGACTACGAGGAGGTGCGCGCCTTGGAGGTGGCGGTGCGAGCCACGGACGGCGGGTCGCCGGCGCTGAGCGCCCAGGCGGTGCTGCGCGTGGTGGTGCGGGACGCCAACGACAACGCGCCCGTCGTGCTGCACCCGCCCGCCGAgagcagcgcggcggcgggcgagCTGGTGCCGCGCTGGGCGCGGGCGGACTACCTGGTGGCCAAGGTGGTGGCGGTGGACGCGGACGCGGGGCAGAACGCGTGGCTGTCGTACGAGCTGGCGAAGGCGACGGAGCCGGGGCTGTTCCGCGTGGGGCTGCACAGCGGCGAGGTGCGCACAGCGCGGGCCGTGGCGGAGAGGGACGCGGCACGGCACCGCCTCGTCGTGCTGGTGCGGGACAGCGGGCAGCCGCCGCGCTCGGCCACCGCCAGCCTCGCCATCGCCCTGGTCAGCGGCTTCTCCGACGCCCATTTGCGGGTGAGCGAGGAGGCGCCGGCCGCCGAGCCCGACGGGCCGCTCACCCTCTACCTCATCGGCTGCCTGGCCTGCGTGTCGGCGCTCTTGCTGGCCACCGCCGTGGCCGCCGTGGTGCTGAAGGTGCGGCGGGCCAGGCGGAGCGAGGCCGAGAGCTTGCCCACGTTCCCCAAGGCTCCCACGGACAGTACCGCGGGCTCCCTGCCCCGCAGCTACGTCTACGACGTCTGCTTCGCCGCCGGCACCGTCAACAGCGACTTTCGCTTCCTGAggcccctcctgccctgcttcccCGCCGGGCTGCCCCCCGGCGCGGGCGAGCAGCGCAGCTCGATGTGCTCGCAAGAGGCGGCCACCGTCGGGGAAGAAGGCGACTGGGCTGCACAG GGCAGAGCTCCCCTCTCCGAAGACACGGGTCCCAGACCTGCGGAAGCAGCTTGCCCTGCAAACAGGGGCATGGAGTTCAATGTCAATTCTGATCCAAACCCTTGGCTCACCCAGCAGTAA